TAACTGATTTAAGTCATGAAACGGGCAGCATATGTCTAAAAACCCGTGAGAACCAATTTACACACACATGTAAACAATACGCGGAGGAATGTTGATTCAATGGAGAAATCAAGCGATTCAGCAGCACTGTGTGCGCGCAACCAATCAAGAGCTTTTTGAACTTTGTTGTTCATTCGCCACacagagatggcgctgttacgAAGTTTAAATAACACAAGGGGTGGTTTATTGTAAACATCATaatgtcatatttaaaaataattattattggataACCGCTCATTGCCTCTCATTTTATGCGCAGCGTATTACAATTGaaagtcattatttttctttcatatttactttgtttataGTTTGATCGTTTGATCAATATCCAGTTGCTATCAACGCATGCCTAGCGAGCGGGTGGAACTAGTATCTTTGTATTATTAAACAGCAACAATCTTTATAACAATGGCGATTTGTTATCAAAAACATCCCTTCGAAATAGAAACAGAGGACCGGCTCACAActatcaacacaaaaatattcgagatcaaaaagaaaatacaactCTCTGGTAAGTTCATGACTGTACATTAATACtaaatagtatttaatgttatttataagtgTGCCTGTGTGAAACAAGGTTTATAGCAAAAACTATTAGTCTTGAAtgcaaaaactaaatatttatacctacgGTTGAAAACCTAGCTATGTATTTAGGTGTTTACAATCCGCTAGCCTgatctataatttaattaattagaaaggTGCTTCCAGCCACCTAGGCCCAAATTTCGTCGCGGTAACTTACCTTAAAATTaaacacctaaaataaaaacatttaatttaggaaaataaataatttatatcacacTGAATGTTTTAATCTTTTTGGTATATAGAAATTAGTATACTAATTCTATTCATTATAACAACagcaaaaagaacaaaaacagttcatcaaaaataatttccatcCAATATACAGAGGGTCAAAGAAAGTCCAACTACGAGGAGAATGAAGCAGAGAAACAGCATAATAACGACCATATAGATACTCTGAAGAAGGAGATTAAATTGCGTCTGACGGAGCTCGCGCGGGCACGAGAGGTCATAGGGGAAGAGGAGGTGCAGATCAAGAAGTACCTGAACGATGTTTGTCCCATGGGGGACAAGAGTGCTGATCTGGTAAGGAGAGATTTGTGAGAGAATAGTTTTTGGTGTAGGCTAAATATGTATAGTAAATATGCATTCCAGAACAATGTGTTATTTATAATCTATTCATATATgcttcaattggatgaatagaTTTTAAAACCTCGCGAATCCAAACCCGCTAAGAACTTGACTAGGATGACTTCATTAAATTCTAAACACAAACTGTGACAACCgctgtaaaaaaaacatcgtgacTTAAGTTCACTTAGTGAGTATGGTGAATtggtaattaattgtttttatgagaaaatatcCATACACAGAAATGGAGCATTAATAGGCTGgtaatcttattaaaacaagCTAACAACAAAATTTACCATTTTCAGATCACGCACAATCTAGACCTAAAAGTGATAGAACAGAGAAAAATGCTAGACCTTTTAAAATACGAGAAAAGAGTAAAAAGAAGAAACTGACAGAAACTGGAGAAAGAATACGAGTATCTTCTGATTGAGAACAACAAGGGGATCCTTGTTAAATCTAAGAATAACAGCAGAGCACGGAAGGTAAGTATGATTGTGAGTAGCTGTTCTGATGATATATTACATAACTTGTGACCCCTAATAATGTAGGGATAGGTTCTGGACGGAATAGAGGAAAGGTTCTCGATACGACTGGGAGAAACTCATACTTAGTAGCTTGCGAAGATATATGCTTACATCGAGTGAGGTAAGGTGCAAGTCTGTTTTGcgaataattttatattctttgcgtcttattttattttgctataacGAAAATTGGGCAAGAGACGGAGGAAAATGGCAAAAGGACGCTTATACACAGCGGTGGGGTATTTAAGGCTGATTATGACTCTGATGATATTAAAAACTGGACGAATGATGGATGGATGGACTGGATGTTGGATGAAATTTATTCATAACTTTTGTAGAATTTATGCCTACATACAAGTAATTAGACCATTCGTGTAAATAACCATTGACGAATTTCTGTGAGGTTCTTTGACGATTGTCGCTTGGAggttataacattaatttagcGGGTAAAGAGTTAACTACCGTCTACTCTCGAGCGTTTTATGTAAAGAATAGTGTAGAAACATACTACGTTCCTCGCGACAATTGCGCAAAATACCGCAGCAACTAATTTCGGTAATCACACTATATATCTTCATCTCGTATTTTCATCACAAGTTTTCAACTTCTCACACTTTTTCTTCTAATCCTCCCAGTTAAACTTGAGCTATGGCTAATGATTGATCTTCCTTTACAAACAGCACGTTTCTCACCTAGAGAATGAGATTCACAAGGTTCTCATACAATGGACAGAAGCTGAATTAGTGAAAAAGAAGTATATTTCTATAAGGTGCGTATTATCTCTATGAATTCTGGAAATTATCTAGACTAAAAAACTTcctagataatattttatacatggTTTTTTTCAGACAAGCTCTGATAGACGATTCCGTGAAATTTGAAAGTTCCTTGACTCGGATCGAAGATCTTCTAAAGAAGCAGAAAGAAGAAATTATGAAATTAGAGGTATTTGTTAAATCGCACTCTTATCGTGAATACTAAACGCA
The window above is part of the Trichoplusia ni isolate ovarian cell line Hi5 chromosome 5 unlocalized genomic scaffold, tn1 tig00003426_group4, whole genome shotgun sequence genome. Proteins encoded here:
- the LOC113506224 gene encoding uncharacterized protein LOC113506224, with amino-acid sequence MAICYQKHPFEIETEDRLTTINTKIFEIKKKIQLSEGQRKSNYEENEAEKQHNNDHIDTLKKEIKLRLTELARAREVIGEEEVQIKKYLNDVCPMGDKSADLITHNLDLKVIEQRKMLDLLKYEKRKEYEYLLIENNKGILVKSKNNSRARKHVSHLENEIHKVLIQWTEAELVKKKYISIRQALIDDSVKFESSLTRIEDLLKKQKEEIMKLEVFVKSHSYREY